A genomic window from Arthrobacter sp. FW305-BF8 includes:
- a CDS encoding DUF7059 domain-containing protein has product MHFTTGNTPDAPRSDLPDLLQALASDLRAVGYTLEGVADLLGDSAYAALNRDQLIPALIATEAAADGEPATAALAAVVRFWLLAVPQEAEVLDAALPRTRAEGLVALGLAKTTGTEVAAEADLRPYGWESGGNGGVEIWVASDLAAHQRPGVLRHDHVLGIGQASTTLVQTTIRRPADRALDLGTGCGIQTFHLLQHSGHVTTTDISERALAFTRFNLLLNAEALAIDPARPEERVSLRIGSLLEPVAGEVFDLVVSNPPFVITPRTAGEAAADQFTYRDGGLPGDDIVASLVRSLPEVLAPGGTAQLLGNWEIPDGSAWDERPQSWAGPDTDAWFIQREQVGPEQYAETWLQDASETRDRRHYQEAYAAYLADFASRNVGGIGFGMVFLRRPAGERRIRRFEEITYPIEQPVGPHLAAAVERADWLAEHDVSAAHLLVAEDVTEERHQRPGAEHPGVILLRQGAGLRRTNLLSTELAGFVSACDGDLTAGQIIGALEALLGGAEGFDGETFRAGLLAEVANLVGDGFLLPAPPD; this is encoded by the coding sequence ATGCACTTCACCACCGGCAACACCCCCGACGCACCGCGAAGCGACCTGCCCGATCTCCTGCAGGCGCTGGCCTCGGACCTCCGCGCAGTGGGCTACACCCTCGAGGGTGTGGCGGATCTGCTGGGGGACTCGGCGTACGCGGCCCTGAACCGGGACCAGCTCATCCCGGCACTGATCGCGACTGAAGCAGCAGCCGACGGCGAGCCGGCCACCGCGGCGCTGGCCGCCGTCGTGCGTTTCTGGCTTCTGGCCGTTCCGCAGGAAGCGGAGGTGCTCGACGCCGCGCTGCCGCGGACGCGCGCCGAAGGCCTGGTGGCTCTTGGCCTGGCGAAAACCACCGGGACCGAGGTGGCCGCCGAAGCGGACCTGCGGCCGTACGGCTGGGAGTCAGGCGGGAACGGCGGCGTCGAAATCTGGGTGGCCAGCGACCTCGCCGCGCACCAGCGGCCCGGCGTCCTCCGGCACGACCACGTCCTGGGCATCGGGCAGGCATCCACCACCCTTGTCCAGACCACCATCCGCCGCCCTGCCGATAGAGCACTGGACCTGGGCACCGGCTGCGGCATCCAGACCTTCCATCTCCTGCAGCACAGCGGCCACGTCACGACCACTGACATCTCGGAGCGCGCCCTCGCATTCACGCGCTTCAACCTCCTGCTCAACGCAGAAGCCCTGGCCATTGATCCGGCACGGCCGGAGGAGCGGGTGAGCCTGCGGATCGGATCGCTCCTCGAGCCTGTTGCCGGCGAGGTCTTTGACCTCGTGGTGTCCAATCCGCCCTTCGTCATCACGCCGCGCACTGCGGGGGAGGCCGCGGCGGACCAGTTCACCTACCGCGACGGCGGCCTGCCGGGGGACGACATCGTCGCGTCGCTCGTCCGCTCCCTGCCCGAGGTGCTCGCCCCGGGCGGAACGGCCCAGCTTTTGGGTAACTGGGAAATCCCGGACGGCTCGGCATGGGATGAGCGGCCGCAAAGCTGGGCCGGTCCGGACACGGACGCCTGGTTCATCCAGCGCGAACAGGTGGGGCCGGAGCAGTACGCCGAGACCTGGCTGCAGGACGCCTCCGAAACCCGGGACCGCCGGCACTACCAGGAGGCCTACGCCGCGTACCTGGCGGACTTCGCGTCGCGGAATGTCGGCGGGATCGGCTTCGGCATGGTCTTCCTGCGCCGGCCGGCCGGTGAACGGCGGATCCGCCGGTTCGAGGAGATCACCTATCCGATTGAACAGCCCGTCGGCCCCCACCTGGCGGCAGCGGTGGAACGGGCCGACTGGCTGGCGGAGCACGACGTGTCCGCGGCCCACCTTCTTGTGGCCGAGGACGTCACCGAGGAGCGCCACCAGCGCCCCGGCGCGGAACACCCTGGCGTCATCCTGCTGCGCCAGGGAGCCGGCCTGCGCCGCACCAACCTGCTGAGCACGGAGCTGGCGGGCTTTGTCTCCGCGTGCGACGGCGACCTGACCGCCGGGCAGATTATCGGCGCCCTTGAAGCGCTGCTGGGCGGAGCGGAAGGGTTCGACGGCGAGACCTTCCGGGCTGGTCTGCTCGCCGAAGTGGCCAATCTGGTTGGGGACGGATTCCTGCTGCCCGCACCTCCGGACTGA
- the trhO gene encoding oxygen-dependent tRNA uridine(34) hydroxylase TrhO yields MALNRIVLFYGFTPLADPDAVRLWQRALCEKLGLTGRILISKDGINATVGGEIGAVKQYVKTTREYRGFHGIDVKWSDGGAEDFPRLSVKVRDEIVSFGAPGELKVDDNGVVGGGTHLLPEELHELVDARKASGQDVVFFDGRNAFEAQIGKFKDAVVPDVATTHDFITELDSGKYDHLKDQPVVTYCTGGIRCEVLSSLMVNRGFKEVYQLDGGIVRYGEKFKDQGLWEGSLYVFDKRMHLEFSEDAKTIGECVRCQTPTSKFENCSNPSCRTLTLYCAACAANPETLRCPDGCAA; encoded by the coding sequence GTGGCTTTGAACCGAATCGTACTCTTTTACGGCTTTACTCCCCTCGCAGACCCGGACGCTGTTCGGCTCTGGCAGCGTGCCCTGTGCGAAAAGCTCGGCCTGACCGGACGGATCCTCATCTCCAAGGACGGCATCAACGCCACCGTCGGCGGGGAGATCGGGGCCGTCAAGCAGTACGTGAAAACCACCCGTGAATACCGGGGCTTCCACGGTATCGACGTCAAGTGGTCCGACGGCGGTGCGGAGGACTTCCCCCGCCTGAGCGTCAAGGTCCGCGATGAAATCGTCTCGTTCGGTGCGCCCGGCGAACTGAAGGTGGACGATAACGGCGTCGTGGGAGGCGGGACGCATCTGCTGCCCGAGGAACTCCACGAACTCGTCGACGCGAGGAAGGCCAGCGGCCAGGACGTCGTGTTCTTTGACGGCCGCAACGCCTTTGAAGCACAGATCGGCAAGTTCAAGGACGCCGTTGTCCCTGACGTCGCCACCACCCACGACTTCATCACCGAGCTCGACTCCGGCAAGTACGACCATCTCAAGGACCAGCCCGTCGTCACGTACTGCACCGGAGGCATCCGCTGCGAGGTGCTGTCCAGCCTCATGGTGAACCGCGGCTTTAAAGAGGTGTACCAGCTGGACGGCGGCATCGTGCGCTACGGTGAAAAGTTCAAGGACCAGGGCCTCTGGGAAGGCTCCTTGTACGTCTTCGACAAACGCATGCACCTCGAATTCAGTGAGGATGCCAAGACCATCGGCGAGTGCGTCCGGTGCCAGACGCCCACGAGCAAGTTCGAGAACTGCTCGAACCCGAGCTGCCGCACGCTCACCCTTTACTGCGCCGCGTGCGCGGCCAACCCCGAGACGCTGCGCTGCCCGGACGGCTGCGCCGCCTGA
- a CDS encoding GNAT family N-acetyltransferase, producing MTPEAMVGDITHLLEVWVAGWAGCRGYETRTEGRFPAALRADTTGDWEYFASDPTDAEFADLAAKTAEAPQRVLTILTNDVGRYKLLAERHNLNATSASQTMMVVDMETQDSEDPWLSDDDLSLKTWESDGVHFAEVRSGDTLAVSGRVVVINGTAVFDKIVTEPSFQRRGLGSFIMKALAAQAFSHDVEDGLLLASLDGQKLYSHLGWSSVCHVLMLSASDEGSDLSVV from the coding sequence ATGACGCCAGAAGCCATGGTTGGAGACATCACTCATCTGCTTGAAGTCTGGGTAGCCGGTTGGGCTGGTTGCCGGGGCTATGAGACGCGCACCGAGGGACGGTTCCCCGCCGCCCTGCGTGCGGACACGACCGGGGACTGGGAGTACTTCGCTTCTGACCCGACGGACGCCGAGTTCGCGGACCTGGCGGCGAAGACTGCCGAGGCCCCTCAGCGGGTCCTGACCATCCTGACCAATGATGTGGGGCGCTACAAGCTCCTGGCTGAACGACACAACCTCAACGCCACGTCAGCGTCCCAGACCATGATGGTAGTGGACATGGAAACGCAGGATTCCGAGGACCCGTGGCTCTCGGACGACGACCTGTCCCTGAAGACGTGGGAGTCCGATGGCGTCCACTTTGCCGAAGTACGGTCCGGCGACACGCTGGCCGTGAGCGGCCGCGTGGTGGTCATCAACGGCACCGCGGTGTTCGACAAGATCGTCACCGAACCCTCCTTCCAGCGCCGGGGCCTGGGCAGCTTCATCATGAAGGCGCTGGCGGCGCAGGCGTTTTCGCACGATGTGGAGGACGGTCTTCTGCTGGCATCCCTGGACGGGCAGAAGCTGTATTCACATCTGGGCTGGTCCTCGGTGTGCCACGTCCTGATGCTCTCCGCCTCCGATGAGGGCTCCGACCTCTCCGTGGTCTGA
- a CDS encoding DEAD/DEAH box helicase, whose protein sequence is MNPHDSLIPLLGRGPDPEQLRHVRTIPARNAVHEPWPAWAHPDLVAAYGKLGIHQPYRHQIRAADIAHAGGHVVIATGTASGKSLAYQLPALDAIHRSELRVLSDPGKIHDDGAVTLYLSPTKALAADQLAAIRSLNLPTVRAETYDGDTDQASRRWIRDHANFILANPDMLHFGILPNHAWWAGFFRRLRYVIVDEAHSYRGVFGSHVANLMRRLRRICAYYAADGSSAGPVFIAASATASEPEKSFGRLIGAGVQAVSEDSSPHGSTTVAFWEPALSEVRGENGAKERRTAVAETADLLANLVSSRIRTIAFIKSRRGAETISSITKRLLDEVDPSLPQRVAAYRSGYLPEERRALERALRTGQLLGISSTSALELGIDISGLDAVLVAGWPGTRASLFQQIGRAGRAGQDAIAAFVASDDPLDTYLVNHPEAIFDVSVEATVFDPSNPYVLGPHLCAAAAELPLGVAELPLFGATAEKLLGQLVAQGYLRRRPAGWFWTHPQSAAAMVNLRADGGGPVSIVDADTGSLLGTMDSPQTHYQAHTGAVYVHQGASYVVEDLNEDDHCVVVRRANPDYYTTARDITQIEVLETHRTEQWGDVAVHFGDVKVTTQVVSFQRKALISNEVLGEEPLELGARDLFTKAVWFVVENRSLTGAGLIEAQFPGALHAAEHAAIGLLPLVASSDRWDIGGVSTAIHADTGVPTIFVYDGHPGGAGFAERGFEKAKVWLSATRDAIEACECESGCPSCVQSPKCGNKNNPLDKDAAVTLIDVLLKDARDAAAPEDSWADAAAPNAV, encoded by the coding sequence GTGAACCCCCATGACTCGCTGATTCCGTTGCTGGGCCGCGGCCCGGACCCGGAGCAGCTACGGCACGTGCGGACCATCCCGGCCCGCAACGCCGTGCATGAACCGTGGCCGGCCTGGGCACACCCGGACCTTGTCGCGGCCTACGGCAAACTCGGCATCCACCAGCCCTACCGGCATCAGATCCGGGCGGCGGACATTGCCCACGCCGGCGGACACGTGGTGATTGCAACCGGGACGGCGTCCGGGAAATCCCTGGCCTACCAGCTGCCGGCGCTGGATGCGATCCACCGGTCCGAACTACGCGTCCTGTCGGACCCCGGAAAAATCCACGACGATGGCGCAGTGACGCTCTACCTATCCCCCACCAAGGCGCTGGCTGCTGACCAGCTCGCGGCCATCCGGTCCCTGAATCTGCCCACCGTCCGGGCTGAAACCTACGACGGCGACACCGATCAGGCCTCCCGCCGCTGGATCCGCGACCACGCCAACTTCATTCTGGCCAACCCCGACATGCTGCACTTCGGCATCCTGCCGAACCATGCCTGGTGGGCGGGGTTCTTCCGCCGCCTGCGCTACGTGATCGTAGACGAGGCGCACAGCTATCGTGGTGTCTTCGGCTCCCATGTGGCCAACCTGATGCGCCGGCTGCGGCGTATCTGCGCTTACTACGCGGCCGATGGCAGCTCCGCCGGACCGGTGTTCATTGCGGCGTCCGCCACCGCTTCCGAACCGGAAAAGTCCTTTGGCCGGCTCATTGGCGCCGGCGTCCAGGCAGTATCGGAAGACTCATCGCCGCACGGGTCCACGACGGTGGCGTTCTGGGAACCCGCGCTCAGCGAGGTGCGCGGCGAAAACGGGGCGAAGGAACGCCGGACGGCAGTGGCCGAGACCGCCGACCTTCTCGCCAACCTTGTCTCGTCCCGGATCCGGACCATCGCTTTCATCAAATCCCGGCGCGGCGCCGAAACCATCTCTTCCATCACCAAGCGGCTCCTGGACGAAGTCGACCCAAGCCTGCCGCAACGCGTGGCGGCCTACCGTTCCGGATACCTCCCGGAGGAACGCCGCGCCTTGGAAAGGGCGCTGCGGACCGGGCAGTTGCTGGGCATTTCGAGTACTTCCGCCCTCGAACTGGGCATCGACATCTCAGGGCTCGACGCAGTGCTCGTGGCCGGTTGGCCCGGCACCAGGGCGTCCCTTTTCCAGCAGATCGGCCGGGCGGGCCGTGCCGGACAGGACGCCATCGCCGCCTTCGTGGCCAGCGATGATCCGCTGGACACCTACCTTGTCAACCATCCGGAAGCCATCTTCGATGTGTCCGTTGAGGCGACTGTCTTTGATCCGTCCAACCCCTATGTCCTGGGGCCGCACCTCTGTGCCGCCGCCGCTGAGCTCCCGCTCGGCGTGGCCGAGCTGCCGCTGTTCGGCGCCACAGCAGAGAAACTCCTTGGGCAGCTGGTGGCCCAGGGGTATCTGCGGCGGCGCCCGGCCGGCTGGTTCTGGACCCACCCGCAGAGCGCGGCCGCCATGGTGAACCTGCGGGCCGACGGCGGCGGGCCGGTGAGCATCGTGGATGCCGACACGGGTTCGCTGCTGGGAACCATGGATTCGCCGCAGACGCACTACCAGGCGCACACGGGGGCCGTGTACGTCCATCAGGGCGCCAGCTACGTGGTGGAGGACCTGAACGAGGACGATCACTGCGTGGTTGTACGCCGGGCCAACCCCGACTACTACACGACCGCCCGGGACATCACGCAGATCGAGGTGCTCGAGACCCACCGGACGGAGCAGTGGGGCGATGTCGCCGTGCACTTCGGGGACGTCAAGGTCACAACGCAAGTAGTCTCCTTTCAGCGGAAGGCCCTGATTTCCAATGAAGTCCTGGGCGAGGAACCCCTCGAACTGGGAGCCAGGGACCTGTTTACGAAGGCCGTGTGGTTTGTGGTGGAGAACCGGTCACTCACAGGCGCCGGCCTTATCGAAGCGCAGTTCCCCGGAGCCCTCCACGCGGCCGAGCACGCCGCCATCGGCCTGCTGCCACTGGTTGCCTCGAGCGACCGCTGGGACATCGGCGGGGTTTCGACCGCAATCCATGCCGACACCGGTGTGCCGACGATTTTCGTGTACGACGGGCACCCCGGCGGCGCTGGCTTTGCCGAGCGGGGCTTCGAGAAAGCCAAAGTGTGGCTCTCGGCCACGCGGGACGCGATCGAGGCCTGCGAGTGCGAATCAGGTTGCCCTTCCTGCGTGCAGTCTCCCAAATGCGGGAACAAGAACAACCCGTTGGACAAGGACGCCGCCGTCACGCTGATCGATGTCCTGCTGAAAGACGCGCGTGACGCGGCAGCTCCAGAGGATTCCTGGGCGGACGCGGCGGCGCCCAACGCGGTCTAG
- a CDS encoding Rv3654c family TadE-like protein: MPGVGSERGSGTVLAAGLGMVLVMVMSLLLLLAQASAAASKAAAAADLAALAAADALRGVSAGEPCLVAAAVAARYKATLTSCTAGGDQSVEVSTELPAGPVLGVATGRARAGPPP, translated from the coding sequence GTGCCGGGAGTCGGGTCCGAACGCGGATCGGGCACTGTGCTGGCCGCGGGGCTCGGCATGGTGCTTGTCATGGTCATGTCCCTGCTCCTCCTGCTGGCGCAGGCGTCGGCAGCGGCATCCAAGGCAGCCGCGGCGGCCGACCTCGCCGCGTTGGCCGCGGCTGACGCGCTCCGGGGTGTTTCAGCCGGGGAGCCCTGCCTCGTGGCGGCCGCGGTGGCTGCCCGCTACAAGGCAACGCTCACCAGCTGCACCGCGGGAGGCGACCAGTCCGTCGAAGTCAGCACCGAGCTGCCTGCCGGGCCCGTCCTGGGCGTCGCCACCGGCCGCGCCAGGGCGGGACCGCCGCCCTAA
- a CDS encoding TadE family type IV pilus minor pilin, whose amino-acid sequence MTPAPQTPQAAGLVSCRQHRNATGDEAGSRGQGKARGAESDHGNSRGAVTAEFAVALPAVLLLLAMLLAGSAAGITQLRLEDAARAAARALARGEDPAAVDGIVRKLAGPSASAAVVPGGEWMSVTVSDRAAGPVGRMVPWTLTARAEARSEAASSAPAPKTVQAVRAAPAELGYGLPAGRPL is encoded by the coding sequence GTGACACCCGCTCCGCAGACCCCGCAGGCGGCCGGACTTGTGTCCTGCCGGCAACACAGGAACGCAACCGGAGATGAGGCCGGCAGCCGCGGACAGGGGAAGGCCCGCGGCGCCGAGAGCGATCACGGGAACAGCCGCGGCGCGGTGACCGCTGAGTTTGCGGTGGCTCTTCCGGCGGTCCTGCTGCTTCTGGCGATGCTGCTGGCGGGGTCTGCGGCGGGGATCACCCAGCTGCGGCTGGAGGATGCGGCCCGGGCCGCTGCCAGGGCACTCGCCAGAGGGGAGGACCCCGCCGCCGTCGACGGTATTGTCCGGAAGCTGGCCGGCCCTTCGGCGTCGGCCGCCGTGGTGCCCGGCGGCGAATGGATGAGCGTCACAGTGTCCGACCGGGCGGCGGGGCCCGTGGGCCGCATGGTGCCGTGGACGCTGACCGCCAGGGCCGAGGCGCGCAGCGAAGCGGCATCATCGGCTCCGGCTCCGAAAACGGTGCAGGCGGTGCGGGCGGCACCGGCCGAGCTTGGGTACGGCCTTCCTGCCGGGCGGCCCCTATGA
- a CDS encoding DUF4244 domain-containing protein, translating to MSLNHHSTGEAARPLRQDSEEADVLEIYPGASMAPRVKPRPRGRFLGSEAGMATAEYAIATLAAVGFAGILVFILRSDEVRGFLLNLIRTALALP from the coding sequence ATGTCCCTCAACCACCACAGCACGGGTGAAGCCGCCCGGCCCTTGCGCCAGGACTCCGAAGAAGCCGATGTGCTGGAGATCTACCCGGGAGCCAGCATGGCGCCGCGGGTGAAGCCACGGCCACGCGGGCGTTTCTTGGGCTCGGAGGCCGGCATGGCGACTGCCGAATATGCCATCGCCACGCTGGCGGCGGTAGGCTTCGCCGGGATCCTCGTGTTTATCCTGCGAAGCGACGAAGTCCGTGGCTTCCTGCTCAACCTGATCCGTACGGCGCTGGCCCTGCCGTGA
- a CDS encoding type II secretion system F family protein codes for MSGSVLAAALVSLALAAAAGLAFSRTVHGRSGLLRQRGAAAGNGIADGEEDPQERAGQSPGLRDIAMMLELIAAMLHAGAGIGRALELVAAAAAPEFGRTLRPVVGAMAIGADWETAWRSTDVRSPEILALRDALGFAALTGAPSSSILYAQAARMRRERFRAAEKRAASLGVKLVVPLGLCSLPAFICLGVVPVLLALIPSGG; via the coding sequence ATGAGCGGATCTGTTCTGGCTGCTGCCCTTGTCTCCCTGGCACTGGCTGCCGCCGCGGGCCTCGCTTTCAGCCGAACCGTTCACGGTAGATCAGGGCTGCTCCGCCAACGCGGCGCTGCGGCGGGCAACGGTATTGCAGATGGGGAGGAGGATCCCCAAGAGCGCGCAGGGCAGTCCCCGGGATTGCGGGATATTGCCATGATGCTCGAGCTGATTGCCGCCATGCTCCATGCAGGTGCGGGTATCGGACGAGCCTTGGAACTGGTGGCCGCCGCGGCGGCACCTGAGTTCGGCCGCACCCTGCGGCCGGTCGTGGGGGCCATGGCCATTGGTGCCGACTGGGAGACGGCATGGCGGAGTACAGACGTGCGCTCGCCGGAGATACTGGCCCTGCGCGACGCCTTGGGCTTCGCCGCGCTGACTGGTGCGCCGTCGTCGTCCATCCTTTATGCCCAGGCGGCCAGAATGAGGCGGGAACGCTTCCGGGCCGCGGAGAAGCGCGCGGCCTCCCTTGGAGTCAAGCTGGTGGTGCCGCTGGGGCTTTGTTCGCTGCCGGCGTTCATATGCCTCGGAGTCGTTCCAGTGCTGCTCGCACTGATCCCATCGGGCGGCTGA
- a CDS encoding TadA family conjugal transfer-associated ATPase encodes MDAGLLETVRESVMADAGPVTPSRVAAAVQATGKLLGTAGSLAAAERISAELNGLGPLQHLVRDPTVTDIFVNAPDSVWLDRGRGIERTTVTFAGEAQLRALAARLVASGGRRLDDGSPCVDVRLEGGYRVHAVLPPISAAGTLLSIRIRREQVFTVDELRDGGMFGPLVQCVLEQMVEQRLSFLVSGATGSGKTTLLSTLLGLCHPGERLVLIEDASELNPVHPHVVSLESRHGNLEGGGAVDLGELVRQALRMRPDRLIVGECRGAEVRELLTAMNTGHTGGGGTIHANAAGAVPARLTALGALAGLGQDAVRLQVASALDVVVHVARSRRGRYVACIGVLAERPGGLDVAVALDVSAGRPVPGPAWEVLAQRLALDPGLALDPALAPEAGAVPVAGLARDSVPGAA; translated from the coding sequence TTGGATGCAGGGCTTCTCGAGACGGTCCGCGAGTCGGTCATGGCCGACGCCGGGCCAGTGACTCCGTCACGGGTGGCGGCCGCGGTGCAGGCCACCGGGAAACTGCTCGGCACAGCCGGCTCCCTCGCCGCCGCTGAACGCATCAGCGCTGAGCTCAATGGCCTCGGGCCGCTGCAGCACCTGGTCCGGGACCCGACGGTCACGGACATCTTCGTGAACGCCCCGGACTCCGTCTGGCTGGACAGGGGCCGCGGCATCGAACGGACAACCGTGACCTTCGCAGGGGAGGCCCAGCTCAGGGCTCTTGCCGCCAGGCTGGTGGCATCGGGCGGCAGGCGGCTCGACGACGGATCGCCGTGCGTGGATGTGCGGCTTGAAGGCGGCTACCGGGTCCATGCCGTCCTGCCGCCCATCTCGGCGGCGGGGACGCTGCTCAGCATCAGGATCCGGCGGGAACAGGTCTTCACCGTGGACGAGCTCCGGGACGGGGGCATGTTTGGGCCCCTGGTTCAATGCGTACTGGAACAGATGGTGGAGCAGCGGCTGAGCTTCTTGGTCAGCGGAGCCACCGGCTCCGGAAAAACGACCCTCCTGTCCACCTTGCTGGGGCTCTGCCATCCCGGGGAGCGGCTGGTCCTGATTGAGGACGCCTCGGAGCTGAATCCGGTACACCCGCACGTGGTTTCCCTGGAGTCGCGGCACGGCAACCTCGAGGGAGGCGGCGCCGTGGACCTCGGGGAACTGGTTCGCCAGGCCCTGAGGATGCGGCCGGACCGCCTGATCGTGGGAGAGTGCCGGGGTGCCGAGGTGCGCGAACTACTGACGGCCATGAACACGGGCCACACAGGAGGTGGCGGCACCATCCACGCCAACGCCGCAGGTGCGGTTCCGGCCCGGCTCACGGCTCTCGGAGCCCTGGCCGGGCTTGGGCAGGATGCGGTCCGGCTGCAGGTTGCCAGCGCCCTTGACGTGGTGGTGCATGTGGCCCGGTCGAGGCGCGGACGCTACGTAGCGTGCATCGGCGTCCTGGCCGAGCGGCCGGGTGGCCTCGACGTCGCCGTGGCCTTGGACGTTTCAGCCGGCAGGCCAGTTCCCGGGCCTGCGTGGGAGGTCCTTGCCCAGCGCCTGGCCCTCGATCCAGGCTTAGCCCTGGATCCGGCTCTGGCCCCTGAGGCAGGCGCCGTCCCCGTTGCCGGCCTGGCCCGCGACTCCGTCCCCGGTGCAGCATGA
- the ssd gene encoding septum site-determining protein Ssd: MSRHHARNRRLPSDPDTALGHSALPDAAPPEVRPPGAATPGAAAPGADGAGAGPARGFPDEPSPALRSSRRPAARSRPAPAKSLTGTEPRTWLPADGGDVLLVTVSEFLRGEVERIVAAAGGRLRVVDDVAEAAPFWDSAADVLVGSDVRELPPRRRAPAVLVGLSGEGDTLWHLGAALGAQRVAVLPDAAAWLAEYLSRSRSPEAGGLVLGITGGCGGAGATTAAAWLAQAAAELGARVLLVDADPWGGGLELALAAEESPGLRWPDLADASGSIDPQQLADALPVAGGFSFLSWPGSRERPPLVDPATVGNVLDAARRGYEVVIVDIGRNAEPLRTFAWDCDRLLVVVPAQLKAAVAAARLLEELPPVESALVIRGKAGVALDATLVAESVGLPLHGVMPEVRGTASATELGRLLDQGRRKSVRRFASSVLGLLAGDLQAEDLR, translated from the coding sequence ATGAGCAGGCACCACGCCCGTAACCGGCGACTCCCATCAGACCCGGATACCGCGCTGGGGCATAGCGCGCTGCCGGATGCTGCGCCCCCGGAAGTCAGGCCGCCCGGTGCTGCGACGCCCGGTGCTGCGGCGCCCGGTGCCGACGGTGCCGGGGCAGGGCCGGCGCGCGGTTTCCCGGACGAACCCTCACCGGCGCTTCGTAGCAGCCGGCGGCCAGCGGCCCGGTCCAGGCCCGCGCCGGCGAAGTCACTGACCGGCACTGAACCCCGAACCTGGCTCCCCGCTGACGGCGGCGACGTCCTGCTGGTCACGGTATCTGAGTTCCTGCGGGGTGAAGTGGAACGGATTGTTGCAGCTGCCGGAGGGCGGCTGCGGGTGGTGGACGACGTGGCGGAGGCCGCGCCATTCTGGGATTCCGCCGCCGACGTCCTGGTAGGCAGCGACGTCCGTGAATTGCCGCCCCGGCGACGTGCCCCTGCCGTCCTCGTCGGGCTGAGCGGGGAAGGGGATACTCTCTGGCATCTGGGCGCTGCGCTGGGGGCACAACGCGTCGCCGTTCTTCCCGACGCTGCCGCCTGGCTGGCCGAGTACCTCAGCCGGTCTCGTTCACCGGAGGCCGGAGGCCTGGTGCTGGGCATCACCGGGGGCTGCGGAGGGGCAGGCGCCACCACCGCGGCGGCGTGGCTCGCGCAGGCCGCAGCTGAACTGGGTGCCAGGGTCCTGCTCGTCGACGCCGATCCCTGGGGCGGCGGACTCGAACTGGCCCTGGCCGCGGAGGAGTCCCCGGGTCTGCGCTGGCCGGACCTGGCCGATGCCAGTGGCAGCATTGATCCGCAGCAGCTTGCGGACGCCTTACCCGTCGCCGGCGGGTTCTCATTTCTGTCCTGGCCCGGAAGCAGGGAACGGCCTCCGCTCGTGGACCCGGCTACCGTGGGAAACGTCCTCGACGCCGCGCGGCGGGGCTACGAGGTGGTGATTGTCGATATCGGCCGCAACGCTGAGCCGCTGCGCACGTTCGCCTGGGATTGCGACCGCCTCCTCGTCGTCGTACCGGCCCAGCTGAAGGCTGCAGTCGCCGCCGCCAGACTGCTGGAGGAGCTTCCGCCGGTCGAATCGGCCCTGGTCATCAGGGGAAAGGCCGGGGTTGCCCTTGACGCCACGCTGGTTGCCGAATCCGTGGGGCTCCCCCTGCACGGAGTGATGCCGGAAGTGCGGGGGACGGCCTCGGCCACGGAGCTGGGCCGCCTGCTCGACCAGGGCAGGCGGAAGTCTGTTCGGCGTTTCGCGTCGTCGGTGCTGGGCCTCCTCGCCGGCGACCTGCAGGCAGAGGACCTCAGGTGA